The Radiobacillus deserti genomic interval ATGCGAATTGTATGCCTCCAGATTTTCGTTCTTGGAGGACTTGATACAATTGTTTAATGAGTGGATTATCGCTTTTACTAGCTTTACGTTCATCTGAAATGGATAGCCATTCGATATAACTGTCATTAAATAAGTAACATAAATAATTGTAAGTACCCCACTTTTCATGGTTTCCACCTTTTACAGTGAGAAGTCCACGTTTTACGGAGTATTCCTTTTGTGCATGTTCTGCGTCTTCTGCAGCATATACAATATGATCAAAGGCTAACATATGGATTCCCTCCTTATTTCTTCTATGATACGGCTAAAACTGATATAAGAAAAGAAAATGAGTCATCCATTTTCATAAATCTTCATGAAATTTTCATAAAATGATAGTTTATGCAGGGAGCAGAAGCGTTATACTTTTAATGAATCTATTCGGTAAGGAGGAAGTAATGTGAAAAAGTTTGTATTATCTTTATTCATATTAAGCTTTGTATTCCTATTAGCAGCTTGTGGCGGAGAAGAATCTAGCGAAAGCGAATCTACGGAAAAAGCGGACAAGTCCGTTCAAATCGAAGCGACTAACTTCAAATTTGACCAAGAGGAATATACAGTAAAAGCAGGTGAGCCTGTCAACATTGAGTTTACGAGTGCAGAAGGTATGCATGGTTTGATGATTCCAGAACTGAATGTGAACATTGAAGGGGACGGAACGAAGACCATTACCCCGGAAGAGCCAGGAGAATATGAAATTCGATGCAGTATTCCTTGTGGAACTGGACATGCTGAGATGCAAGCAACATTAATCGTGCAATAAGGTTATCAAAAAGAGAAACTATTTGTTTCTCTTTTTTTTATGCTTAAAAAGGAACCAAACAGTTTTTCAAACGTTATATAATGATAAGGGGAGGGAAACTGAATGGCTGTTTTAACATTACAAGATATAGCAGTAGAGATACGAGATTTAAAAATCCTGCAAGATATTCATTTTTCAGTAGACGAAGGATCTGTTACGGCTTTAATTGGCCATAATGGCGCAGGGAAATCTACCATTATGAAAACCATCATCGGTTGGCAAGAAAAACGACAAGGAACCATAAAAATAAACAATATATCTCAGGAGGATGACTTCCTAGCTTTTAAAAGGCAGTATTCCTATCTGCCAGAAGAACCGCTACTGCTTTCTGAATTAACGGTCTATCAACATTTTCAGTTATATGCGAAAAGCTATCAGATAGAGAAGGATCGATTTGAGGAACGAGTTCAAACCTACATAACAGATTTAGAAATAAAGGATAAAATGGATGAATATCCAGAAGCCTTATCCAAGGGGATGCGGCAAAAGGTACAAACAATTTGTGCGTTGTTACCAGATACACCATTACTATTAATTGATGAACCCTTTATGGGGTTGGATTACTATGCGATGGATTATTTGCAAGGTGCTATGGAACGGAAGAAAAAGGAAGGCACCAGTATTCTTTTAACAACCCACCAATTGGAGAAAGTCCAGGATATTGCC includes:
- a CDS encoding cupredoxin domain-containing protein yields the protein MKKFVLSLFILSFVFLLAACGGEESSESESTEKADKSVQIEATNFKFDQEEYTVKAGEPVNIEFTSAEGMHGLMIPELNVNIEGDGTKTITPEEPGEYEIRCSIPCGTGHAEMQATLIVQ
- a CDS encoding ABC transporter ATP-binding protein; the protein is MAVLTLQDIAVEIRDLKILQDIHFSVDEGSVTALIGHNGAGKSTIMKTIIGWQEKRQGTIKINNISQEDDFLAFKRQYSYLPEEPLLLSELTVYQHFQLYAKSYQIEKDRFEERVQTYITDLEIKDKMDEYPEALSKGMRQKVQTICALLPDTPLLLIDEPFMGLDYYAMDYLQGAMERKKKEGTSILLTTHQLEKVQDIADQFVMLKHGKVVDQGPIESFQELARRNDI